In Bacillus sp. DX3.1, the following proteins share a genomic window:
- a CDS encoding sigma factor G inhibitor Gin, producing MNIDEKVCIVCEHKKDDGIHLYTSFICEACERDMVETETNDPKYIYFLQQLRKIQTLYS from the coding sequence ATGAACATAGACGAAAAGGTTTGTATCGTATGCGAACATAAGAAAGATGATGGAATACATTTATATACCAGCTTTATATGCGAAGCTTGTGAAAGAGACATGGTAGAAACGGAGACAAATGACCCTAAATATATATATTTTTTACAACAACTGAGAAAAATACAAACATTGTATTCATAA
- a CDS encoding aminotransferase class I/II-fold pyridoxal phosphate-dependent enzyme, whose translation MNQKQMPLYEALIQFRDKQPLSLHVPGHKNGLNFPKQARAGFNDILSIDVTELTGLDDLHSPFECIDQAQRLLADVYDVQKSYFLINGSTVGNLAMILSCCKEHDIVLVQRNCHKSILNGLKLAGTRPVFLEPWIDEAYGVPVGIQHEVIQKAIERHPEAKALILTHPNYYGMGIDLKESIKCAHAQGIPVLVDEAHGAHFCIGEPFPKSALAYGADIVVHSAHKTLPAMTMGSYLHINSNVIDEEKVSSYLAMLQSSSPSYPIMASLDVARFALAKIKEEGCHDIFRFLQRFRKELQCIPQITVLQYPLQDELKMTVQTRCQLSGYELQRIFEEAGIYAEMADPYNVLLILPLQVNDRYIKAVQMIKSALHVYEVTDRTPSIRYTYKGAFSSLPFTYKQLEKYKKKVVPLQEAIGMITADMVIPYPPGIPLLMYGEEITAEHIEQISYLEETGARFQGNIKYMTVYDIERK comes from the coding sequence ATGAATCAAAAGCAAATGCCATTATATGAAGCGTTAATACAATTTAGGGATAAGCAGCCTTTGTCTTTACATGTTCCAGGACATAAAAATGGATTAAATTTTCCCAAGCAGGCTCGGGCTGGTTTTAATGATATACTTTCTATTGATGTGACAGAATTAACAGGGCTAGATGATCTTCATAGTCCTTTTGAATGTATAGATCAAGCACAACGTTTGTTAGCGGATGTATATGATGTACAAAAGAGTTATTTTTTGATTAATGGTTCTACAGTTGGAAATTTAGCAATGATTTTATCTTGCTGTAAGGAGCATGATATTGTACTTGTACAAAGAAACTGTCATAAATCTATTCTAAATGGTTTGAAGTTAGCAGGAACGCGTCCGGTCTTTTTAGAACCTTGGATTGATGAAGCATATGGTGTACCAGTTGGTATACAACATGAAGTCATTCAAAAGGCAATTGAACGACATCCAGAAGCAAAGGCACTAATTTTAACACATCCGAATTATTATGGTATGGGGATAGACTTAAAAGAGAGTATTAAATGTGCACATGCGCAAGGGATTCCTGTTTTAGTAGATGAAGCACATGGGGCACATTTTTGTATTGGAGAGCCTTTTCCAAAGTCAGCATTGGCATATGGTGCTGATATTGTGGTACATTCGGCGCATAAAACATTACCCGCTATGACAATGGGCTCTTACTTACATATAAATAGTAATGTAATTGATGAAGAAAAAGTATCTTCTTATTTAGCTATGTTACAATCTAGCAGCCCGTCCTATCCAATTATGGCTTCGTTAGATGTGGCTCGTTTTGCATTAGCGAAAATAAAAGAAGAAGGTTGTCATGACATTTTTAGATTCCTTCAGCGCTTTAGAAAAGAGCTACAATGTATTCCGCAAATTACGGTTTTACAGTATCCCCTTCAGGATGAGTTGAAAATGACAGTACAAACGCGTTGTCAGTTATCTGGATATGAATTGCAACGCATATTTGAAGAAGCTGGCATATACGCGGAAATGGCCGATCCATATAATGTTCTGCTTATTTTACCACTGCAAGTAAATGATAGGTACATAAAAGCGGTGCAGATGATAAAATCAGCCTTACATGTTTATGAGGTAACAGACAGAACGCCATCTATTCGGTATACTTACAAAGGGGCTTTTTCTTCTTTACCATTTACATATAAGCAATTAGAAAAGTATAAGAAGAAAGTTGTACCCTTGCAAGAAGCAATCGGGATGATTACAGCGGATATGGTTATACCGTATCCGCCAGGAATTCCTTTACTTATGTACGGAGAAGAAATTACTGCAGAGCATATTGAACAAATTTCTTATTTAGAAGAAACGGGCGCTCGTTTTCAAGGAAACATAAAATATATGACTGTATATGATATAGAGAGAAAGTAG
- a CDS encoding pro-sigmaK processing inhibitor BofA family protein, giving the protein MNHTVIIGGILTFVFILLIFGASVKPLQFIGRMFAKVMLGVLLLFIINVIGTKFGFHIPINLGTASISSFLGIPGICALVIIKLYILPG; this is encoded by the coding sequence TCATACAGTTATTATTGGTGGCATCCTTACATTCGTATTTATTTTACTTATCTTTGGGGCTTCCGTGAAACCTTTGCAGTTTATTGGGAGAATGTTTGCTAAAGTCATGCTAGGTGTTTTGTTGTTATTTATCATTAATGTGATTGGGACAAAATTCGGTTTTCATATACCGATCAATCTTGGTACGGCATCGATTTCTAGTTTTTTGGGGATTCCTGGAATTTGTGCGTTGGTCATTATTAAGTTATATATATTGCCAGGGTAA
- the tmk gene encoding dTMP kinase yields MKGLFVTIEGPEGSGKSTLITKILPYFEQKEQKVMATREPGGIAISEEIRTILHKQEYTMMEARTEALLYAAARRQHLVEKVMPALEKDYLVLCDRFIDSSLAYQGYARGLGVDKVFEINRFATEDCMPGLTIYLDIEPEVGLARIEKDADREVNRLDLESIAFHKRVHEGYLQVVDRFSDRIVVVDANKPMEKIVEEVIQLIEGKLL; encoded by the coding sequence ATGAAAGGATTATTTGTAACAATTGAAGGGCCAGAGGGTTCAGGTAAATCAACATTAATTACAAAGATATTGCCGTACTTTGAACAGAAAGAGCAAAAGGTAATGGCAACGCGCGAACCAGGCGGTATTGCCATTTCAGAAGAGATTCGAACGATTTTACATAAACAAGAATATACGATGATGGAAGCGCGCACAGAGGCGTTATTATATGCTGCGGCACGTAGACAGCATTTAGTAGAAAAGGTAATGCCAGCTTTAGAGAAGGACTATCTTGTGTTATGCGATCGTTTTATTGACAGCTCTCTTGCCTACCAGGGTTATGCGAGAGGTCTTGGGGTTGATAAAGTATTTGAAATTAATCGTTTTGCAACAGAAGATTGTATGCCGGGATTGACTATTTATTTAGACATTGAACCAGAAGTAGGCTTAGCGCGTATTGAAAAAGATGCTGATCGTGAAGTAAATCGTTTAGATTTAGAAAGTATTGCATTTCATAAGAGGGTACATGAAGGGTATTTACAAGTTGTAGATCGTTTCTCAGATCGCATTGTCGTTGTGGATGCAAATAAACCAATGGAAAAGATTGTGGAAGAAGTCATTCAGCTTATAGAAGGAAAATTGTTATAA